The Archangium primigenium genomic interval ACCTCGAGCTGGGAGATGGCCATGGCGCGCGATGCTACGCGAACCGTCACATCCCGCACGAGGCGCGTCCTTCTCACCGGGAGCGTCGCTCCCGAGGAGGGAATCATGTCGCTTACCGCAGCGGTCCCGGAGGTCTCGGACCATCTTTCAGAGGAAGCCCGGTCGGAGCTCGACGCGGTGTTCGACACCGTCACCCGGCGCCAGGACGAGGTCCGGGCCCGGACGCTCGTGGGTCCGCGGGTCACCGAGGCCCTGCTTCGCAAGAGCTTCGCGCGGGAGGAGCTCGAGCGGCTCTCGCCCCGGAATCCCTCACCGCCCCGCGAACAGCTCGACGCACTCCTGGGCGACGAGCGCTTCAAGCCCCGCGCGACGTTCACCGACTCGCCCACCGCCCGCGCCGTGATCACCCGGCCCTACCAGGTCATGGACAGCCACTTCTTCATCCCCAAGCCGGACCGCCACCTCCACGTCCTGGGCCCGCCCTACGTGGATGTCTGGATGTCCCCGCCGCGCGTGTCGGGCGAGGTCGCCACCATCCAGAACCTCACCGCGAACCGGCAGACGGGCGACCTGCGCTACTTCATGGGCTCCGCGGATGGGGCCACCTCGGCGGGCGTGGGCGTCTGGACGGAGTTCGTGCCCACGCGGGACACCCAGGCCCAGCCCCGGGCCTACGCGCCCTTCAACTACCAATACGACCTCCGGTCCCAGTATGGCTACACCGCGCACGGGCACGGCGGGTTCGGGATTCTCGTGCTGAGCTGGAACCGCGATGGCACCGGCCGCTCCAAGGACTTGGACCACCGCTACCGGACCTGGGCCGATGGCACGGGCTGGTGGGAGCACCACACCAACCCGAGCGATCCCTCCCCCGACGACGACAACGCCTACCTCTACGGGCACGAGGCCCCCTACTTCAACGTCCGGGCGGACCGCATCTACCGGGTCTGCTTCTGGGGCTTCGGGGGCGGGGACTCGGGCGGGGGCTACTTCGGCAACGCCGTCTCCGTCTCGGTCCTCAACGCCGCCATCCGCTTCGTGGTGATTGGCGAGCAGTAGGCCCGCTCACACGAGGCCGCCAGGCCCCAGGGCCCACAGGACGCCCGCGAGCGTGAGGAAGGACAGCGGAATGCCCACGCCCACCATGAGCACGGCCAGGTCGGGGTCCAGGTCGTGCTCCACGGCGAGGAGGGCCCCCGTCACCATGGGGCCCATCGCCGCCTGGAGCACCGACACCTCGAAGACGAGCCGGTCCAGGCGCGGCACCGCGAGCAGCACCAGGGCGATGAGCAGCGGCGCGAGCACCAGCTTGTACCCGAGGCCCAGCACCAGCGCCCGGCCCCGGCCCGCGAGTCCCGACAGCCGCAGCTGGTAGCCCACCGAGAACAGCGCCAGTGGCGTGAGCGACCCGCCCAGCCGCGCGAGCACGTCATCCATCCAGCCGGGCCAGGCCCAGGCCTGGGACAGGAACCCGGCCCCCAGGGCGAGCAGCGGCGGGAACGTCAGCAGCTTGCGCACGAGCGCTCCGGGCCGCGTGTCCCGGGCCGCCGCGCGCGCCGCGAAGAGCGAGGCCAGCGTGGACAGCACCAGGAAGGAGCCGAGCTGATCGACGACCACCGCCACCGTGACGCCCTCGGGGCCCCGGGCGCCCTCGATGAAGGGCAGGCCCACGAAGGCCGTGTTGCCCAGCCCTCCCGAGAGCACCAGCGCCGCCACGCTCGCCGGCGCGAGCCCCAGGCGCGGCCCCACCCCGCGCAAGAGCAGCCACGCCGCGCCGAAGACGAGCCAGGGCGTGAGCGCGGCGAGCAGCAGCTCGGGCACGAGCGACAGCCGGTGGATGGAGCGCAACACCAGCGCGGGCAGCGCCACGTAGAGCACGTAGGTGTTGAGCACCGGCGCCGTCTGCTCCGGAAAGCGGCCACTGCGCCGCGCGAGCAGCCCGAGCAGCAGGCAGGCGACCAGCAGCGCCACGATCGAGGTCATGGCGCGCCTTGTGCCGTGAAACCCGGGGGACCGCCAGTCCAGACCGAGGGACGACTGGAGGTGCAACGATTCCCGGAAGAGCGGCGGGGGTCCTTGCCCTCCCCCGGTGACGCCCACGGAGGGATGCGCTAGACATCCAACGGCGCCTCCTGTCCCCGCGCCCCCTCCCGTGCTGAACGACCGCATTCCAGAGACGCGCGCCCACCTCGCGCATGAGGGGTCCTTTCACGAGGCACGCGCGTGACGGGGCTCGCGGATCTGCTCACGACCCACCGGGAGGAGCTGCTCGTGCGCTGGCGCGCGCGGCTGGGGCGAACACCCGAGCTGGGCGAGCAGGCGGCGCCGTTCCTGACGGCCCTCGCCGAGACGCTGCGCCAGGGCCACCCCGTCCCCGTTCCGGCCCCGCGGCCCGGGTTCGACCGCGAGCGGGTGCTGGCCGAGTACGCGGCGCTGCACGCGCTGGTGCTCGAGCTGGCCGCGCCCGGGCCGATCGCCCTCGAGGACGTCCAGCGGGTCGCGGACTTCTTCCACCGGGCGATGGCGTGGGCAACGCGCCGGAGCGAGGCGGAGCTGGGGCTGCTGTTGGACTCCATCCCGGTCCTCGTCTCCTTCGTCACCGCGGATGAGCGTTATGGCCGCGTCAACCACGCCTACCGCTCGTGGTTCGGGCTCACCGACGAGCAGATGCGCGGGCGCAAGGTCCGCGAGGTCATCGGGGAGGCGGCCTACGCGGTCCTCGGCCCCTACGTGCGCCGGGGGCTCGCCGGGGAACACTTCTCCTTCGAGCAGCACGGGGTGCCCTACCGCCTCGGGGGCACGCGCGACGTGAAGGTCAGCTTCATGCCCCACCGGGGAGCCGACGACCGCGTGGAGGGCTACGTGGCGATGCTCCAGGACGTCACCCAGCTGCGGCGCCTGGAGCGGGAGCGCGAGGAGGCGGTCGCCGCCGCGCGGGAGGCCCAGGCCCAGGCGGAAGCGGAGCAGGGGCGGCTCGAGGCGCTCTCGCACCAGTTCGCCGCTCAGGAGCAGCTGCTGCGGCTCATGTTCGAGCAGGCCCCCGCCATCATCGCGCTGCTGGAGGGACCCGAGCACCGCTTCCGCGTCGCCAACGCGCGCTATCTCCAGCTCGTGGGTGGCCGGGAGGTGCTCGGGCGCCCCCTGGCCGAGGCGCTGCCCGAAATGGCCCAGCAGGGTTTCCTGGGCCTGCTGGACACGGTGCGCCGCACGGGCGAGCCGTACGTCGGCCGTGAGACCTGGCTCCAGCTACGTCGGCGCCCCGAGGGGCCCCTCGAGGACGTGTGCCTGGACTTCGTCTACCAGCCCATCCGGAACGCCTCGGGTCAGATGGACGCCATCTTCGTCCACGCGGTGGAGGTCACGGACCTCGTGCGCTCGCGCGAGGGGGCCCAGCACGCGGCCCGGGAGCTGGAGCGCGCGGCGGAGCGGGTGCGCGAAAGCGAGCAGCGGCTCCAGGGGGCGCTCACCAACTCGGGCGCCGGCACCTGGGAGCTCGACCCCCGTCTTCAGGACATCCGGATGGATGGGCGCATGCGCGAGCTCTTCGGGCTCTCCCCGGACGAGCCCCGGCCGCTCCTGGAGGCGGCGCTCGCGCACCTCCACCCCGAGGACACCCCGCGCATCGCCCGGGGCCTCCACGCCGCGCTCACGGGCGCGGACGGGGGCGTGCTCCTGCAGGAGTACCGGGTGCTGCCCGGCGAGGGACAGCCCGTGCGGTGGCTCGACGCACGGGGACAGGTCACCTTCGACGCGGCGGGCGCTCCCGTGCGCATCTCCGGCACCGCCATCGATGCCACCTCCCGCAAGGTGGCGGACGCGGGACGGGAGGGGCTGCTCGCCTCGCTCGCCGAGCAGGACATCTTCGGCGTGTGCGTGCTGCGCGGCCAGGCGTTGCGCTACGAGATGGCCAACGCCGTCCACCGTCGCCTGGTGGGCCAGCGCGAGCTGCTGGGGCGCCGCCTGGAGGACGCGCTCCCGGAGCTCGCGGGCCAGGGAATGGCCGAGCAGCTGCGGACGCTGCTGCGCACGGGGCAGCCCCTGACCCAGCACGAGCAGCCCCTGCACATCGACGTGCGGGGCACCGGCGCGCCCGAGCTGCGGTTCTACAACGCGAGCTGGCAGCCCATCCGCGAGCTGGATGGGAGCATCACCGGCCTGCTCGTGCTCACCCTGGACGTGACGGACTCGGTGCGGGCCCGCGAGCGCGCCGAGGCGCTCGCGCAACAGGAGAGCGGTCGGGCGGACTTCGCCCAGCAGCTCATCGGCATCGTGAGCCACGATCTGCGCAACCCCCTGGCCGCCATCAGCCTCGGGGCGGCCACGCTCCAGCGCCGGGGGGCCATCGAGCCGAAGGCGAGCCGCACCGTGGAGCGCATCCTGGCCTCCACGGATCGCGCCGAGCGCATGGTGCGCGACCTGCTCGACTTCACCCAGGCGCGGCTCGGGGGCGGACTGAAGATCGAGCGTCGGCCCGCGGACCTCCACGACCTGACGCGCGGCGCGGTGCAGGAAGTCCAGGAGGCACGGCCGGGGGTGCGCATCCGCCACGAGGTGCGAGGCGATGGCCGGGGCGCCTGGGACGCGGACCGGCTCCAGCAGGTGGTGCAGAACCTGGTCACCAACGCGCTCAAGTACGGCACGGCGGACGCGCCCGTGGACATCCGCACCGAGGCCCACGACGGCACCGTGACGCTGAGCGTGCACAACCAGGGCGAGCCCATCCCGCCCGAGCGCCAGGCCTCACTCTTCCAGCCCATGCAACGCGGCGTGGAAGGCGTGGACCGGCAGGGGCGCAGCGTGGGCCTGGGCCTGTTCATCGTGCGCGCCATCGCGCAGGCGCACGGGGGCGAGGTCCAGCTCACCTCGCGGGCCGACGAAGGCACCACCTTCCGGGTCGTCCTGCCGCGCGACGCCCCCGGCTGACGTCACGGCCGCGTCGGCCGCCGGAAGCCGTACACCCACGCCGCCGCCGCCCCGAGCGAGGGCAGCACCACGCTGAGCGTGAGCACGCCGAACACGGCGTCGTTCACCGGCTCGCCCGTGGCATCCACCCCGGCCACGTGCAGCCACGCCTTCACCGCCGTCACCGCCCAGTTGGCGAAGTTGGCCCCGATGAAGGCCCAGGCGAGCCGCGTCTGGCCCCGGGGCCCGTAGCGCAGCATCGGCAGCGACCAGGCCACGCCCAGCAACAGGAACGTCCCCATCAGCGCGTTGAGGTGCGAGGCGAGCGCGCCGCGCGGCTCCGCGGGCACCTTGCCCGTCATCGCCGCGGCCACGTACCCCCCGGTGAGCAGGCCCACCAGCAGCAGCCACGCGGCGGCATGTGCCATGAGCCGCGCGGCGGGAAGCACCCCGACGGCGCCAGCGGGGGCCCCCGCGGCGTGGAGCGACGGAGACGCGGAAGCGGACACCGGGACCGGAGCGGCGGAACGGGATTTGGGCATGGGCGCCCGGGACTCTAGCCGGTGTGGGCATCGCGCCCCGTGAACGACGAGTGCTCGCCTGCCCTCCGGCGTACGACCGGCGACCCGTGGGGCCCCAAGGACCCCGCGTCCGCCTGTGTCATTTCACGCCATTCAGGCAGGAGGAGTGCTCACCAGCGGGCACTCTTTGTTTCCATCCACAACGATCCCCCGAGGGCAAGCGGCGGAGCGATGCGGGCGGCCCCACTGTGTGGGGCCTGTCTATGAATCCCTTTCTTCTCGCCACCCTGCTCACCACCGCGCCGCTGCCCGCTGGAGAACGCCTGGCCCAGGCGCCCGCGTCCGCCCCGCCCGCGCCCATCCAGCTCGAGGTGTCGGATCCTCAATTGGAGCCCATCGCCCCCGCGCCCGTGCGGCTGAACTCCTGGGACGAGGCCCTCCAACTGCTGCGCCAGCGCTCCACGCAACTGGCCATCGCCCTGGCCCAGGTGGAGGCCGCCCGGGGCCAGCGGCGCGTGGCGCTCGCGGGCCTGCTGCCCTCGCTCAATGGCTCGGTCGCCGTGCAGAACAACCTGCTGGGCGCCACCTTCCTGCAAGGCGGAGTGGGTGGGGGCGTCGGTGGCGGCGGTGTCGGCGGCGGCGTGGGGGACTACACGCTCACCTCCCCCGTGGGCACCGGCACCCTGACGGCCGCCGTGTCCCTGTTCAACCTCCAGTCGGTCAACGCCCTGCGCGCCGCGAACGCCACGCGCCAGGCCACCGAGCTGTCGCTCGACGACACCCAGCGCCAGCTCACCCTCACGCTCGCCCAGGCCCTCATCCAGGTGTCCTCCGCGGAGAGTGTCGCCGACGTGAATCGAGTCAATCTGCGCTCCGCCCTGGAGCGGCTGGCGCTCGCCCAGCGCCGGTTGGAGCTGGGCGCGGGCACCCGGCTGGACGTCATCCGCCTGCAACAGGACACGGAGTCGGCGCGCACCTCGGTGGTGTCCGGCGACGAGAACCTGCGGCGGGCGCGCGACGCGCTCGGGCAGCTGCTCGGGGTGAACGAGCCGGTGGGCATCCACAAGGAGCTGTCCCTGGAGGAGCTGTTCGCCCAGGGCCAGCGCGAGTGCCGCGCGCTCCAGGACGTGCGCGAGCGGGCGGATCAGGCGGCCGCGCGGGCCCGGGTGCTCGCGGCCGAGCGCTCCGTGTCCGCCACGCGCTCGCAGTACCTGCCCACCCTGGAGGCGCAGAGCACCGCCCTGGGCTTCACGGTGGACCCGGGCTTCGCGCGGGTGCCCGTCTGGAACATCGGCGCGGTGCTCACCCTGCCCATCTATGACGGCGGAGCGCGTGGCGGGCTCGTGCGCCAGGCGCGGGCCCAGGAGGAGCAGGCCCGGCAGCAGGCGGTGGAGCTGGAGCGCTCGCTGACGGTGGAGGTGCGCCGCGCCCGGCGCGGCGTGCAGGTGGCGCGGGAGCAGAAGGACATCGCCTCGCGCGCGCGCGAGCTCGCGGACGAGAACGATCGCCTCACGCGCCGCTCCTTCGAGGTGGGCGCCGGCACGAGCCAGGACCTGGTGGTGTCGGCGGCGGCGCTGCGGCAGGCGGAGCTGAATCTGGTGGTGAGTGAGTTCCAATTCTTCCAGGCACGGATCGAGTCGTTCCTGGTGGAGGCAACATGCGACTGGTGAGGCGGGGCGTCGTGGGAGTGTGGTTGACCGTCATGGCGCTCGCGGGTTGTCACGGCGACAAGGACAAGGGCCCGTCCCAGGCGGGCGGCGCGGGGGGCCCCGGGGGCCCCGGGGGAGGCGCGGGCGGCGGACAGCCCCTCGCGGTGGAGGTCATCCAGGTGCAGCCCGGCCCGGTGCGCGACACGGGCGAGTACATCGGCACGCTCATCTCCCGGCGCAGCATCACGCTCTACCCGCAGGTGAACGGCTACGTGAAGCGCATCGCGGTGCGGCCCGGCGAGCAGGTCAAACGCGGGCAACTGCTGCTGGAGGTGGATCCGCGCATCGGCCGCGCGGGCGTGCAGAGCGCCCAGGCCCAGCGCAGCTCCGCCCTGGCCCAGCGCCAGTTCGCGCGCAGCACGCGCCAGCGCGCCGAGCAGCTCCTCAAGGAAGGGCTGCTGAGCCGACAGGACTATGAGCAGTCCGTGTCCCAGGCGGCGGCGGCCGAGGCGAGCGCGCGCTCGGCGGAGGCGCAGGTGGAGCTGCAGCAGGTGGAGCTGGGCTTCTACCAGGTGACGGCGCCCTTCGACGGCGTGGTGGGCAACATCCCCGTGAAGGTGGGCGACTACGTCACCCAGCAGGTGGCGCTCACCAGCGTGGATCAAAGCCGCGCCCTGGAGCTGTCCGTGTCGGTGCCGCCCGAGCGCGCCGCCGAGGTGAAGCCCGGCACCACCCAGGTGGACGTGCTGAACATGGAGGGCAAGCCGGTGGTGCGCGCCCCCGTCTTCTTCGTGGCGCCCACCCCCAACGCGAACACCCAGCTCGTGGAGCTCAAGGCGGTGTTCGACAACAACGAGGTGGGCCTGCTCGCCGGCCAGGTGGTGCACGTGGAGGTGG includes:
- a CDS encoding efflux RND transporter periplasmic adaptor subunit, translating into MRLVRRGVVGVWLTVMALAGCHGDKDKGPSQAGGAGGPGGPGGGAGGGQPLAVEVIQVQPGPVRDTGEYIGTLISRRSITLYPQVNGYVKRIAVRPGEQVKRGQLLLEVDPRIGRAGVQSAQAQRSSALAQRQFARSTRQRAEQLLKEGLLSRQDYEQSVSQAAAAEASARSAEAQVELQQVELGFYQVTAPFDGVVGNIPVKVGDYVTQQVALTSVDQSRALELSVSVPPERAAEVKPGTTQVDVLNMEGKPVVRAPVFFVAPTPNANTQLVELKAVFDNNEVGLLAGQVVHVEVEYAVRESLRLPTYAVSQQSSQFFATVVTEGDGGGQVAQRVPVQLGALQDNYYEVLKGLEQGATVAVGALQSLRDGQPVQPKPARPRGEESGVGGAADAGTATPGDGGTRRPDAGTDAGTDAGTSGGG
- a CDS encoding PAS domain-containing protein, yielding MTGLADLLTTHREELLVRWRARLGRTPELGEQAAPFLTALAETLRQGHPVPVPAPRPGFDRERVLAEYAALHALVLELAAPGPIALEDVQRVADFFHRAMAWATRRSEAELGLLLDSIPVLVSFVTADERYGRVNHAYRSWFGLTDEQMRGRKVREVIGEAAYAVLGPYVRRGLAGEHFSFEQHGVPYRLGGTRDVKVSFMPHRGADDRVEGYVAMLQDVTQLRRLEREREEAVAAAREAQAQAEAEQGRLEALSHQFAAQEQLLRLMFEQAPAIIALLEGPEHRFRVANARYLQLVGGREVLGRPLAEALPEMAQQGFLGLLDTVRRTGEPYVGRETWLQLRRRPEGPLEDVCLDFVYQPIRNASGQMDAIFVHAVEVTDLVRSREGAQHAARELERAAERVRESEQRLQGALTNSGAGTWELDPRLQDIRMDGRMRELFGLSPDEPRPLLEAALAHLHPEDTPRIARGLHAALTGADGGVLLQEYRVLPGEGQPVRWLDARGQVTFDAAGAPVRISGTAIDATSRKVADAGREGLLASLAEQDIFGVCVLRGQALRYEMANAVHRRLVGQRELLGRRLEDALPELAGQGMAEQLRTLLRTGQPLTQHEQPLHIDVRGTGAPELRFYNASWQPIRELDGSITGLLVLTLDVTDSVRARERAEALAQQESGRADFAQQLIGIVSHDLRNPLAAISLGAATLQRRGAIEPKASRTVERILASTDRAERMVRDLLDFTQARLGGGLKIERRPADLHDLTRGAVQEVQEARPGVRIRHEVRGDGRGAWDADRLQQVVQNLVTNALKYGTADAPVDIRTEAHDGTVTLSVHNQGEPIPPERQASLFQPMQRGVEGVDRQGRSVGLGLFIVRAIAQAHGGEVQLTSRADEGTTFRVVLPRDAPG
- a CDS encoding AEC family transporter yields the protein MTSIVALLVACLLLGLLARRSGRFPEQTAPVLNTYVLYVALPALVLRSIHRLSLVPELLLAALTPWLVFGAAWLLLRGVGPRLGLAPASVAALVLSGGLGNTAFVGLPFIEGARGPEGVTVAVVVDQLGSFLVLSTLASLFAARAAARDTRPGALVRKLLTFPPLLALGAGFLSQAWAWPGWMDDVLARLGGSLTPLALFSVGYQLRLSGLAGRGRALVLGLGYKLVLAPLLIALVLLAVPRLDRLVFEVSVLQAAMGPMVTGALLAVEHDLDPDLAVLMVGVGIPLSFLTLAGVLWALGPGGLV
- a CDS encoding TolC family protein — translated: MNPFLLATLLTTAPLPAGERLAQAPASAPPAPIQLEVSDPQLEPIAPAPVRLNSWDEALQLLRQRSTQLAIALAQVEAARGQRRVALAGLLPSLNGSVAVQNNLLGATFLQGGVGGGVGGGGVGGGVGDYTLTSPVGTGTLTAAVSLFNLQSVNALRAANATRQATELSLDDTQRQLTLTLAQALIQVSSAESVADVNRVNLRSALERLALAQRRLELGAGTRLDVIRLQQDTESARTSVVSGDENLRRARDALGQLLGVNEPVGIHKELSLEELFAQGQRECRALQDVRERADQAAARARVLAAERSVSATRSQYLPTLEAQSTALGFTVDPGFARVPVWNIGAVLTLPIYDGGARGGLVRQARAQEEQARQQAVELERSLTVEVRRARRGVQVAREQKDIASRARELADENDRLTRRSFEVGAGTSQDLVVSAAALRQAELNLVVSEFQFFQARIESFLVEATCDW